One Methanobacterium sp. genomic region harbors:
- a CDS encoding NAD-dependent epimerase/dehydratase family protein, with protein sequence MKKILVTGAGGFIGSHLAKKLYDEGNFVRAVDIKWDNYISEPYYSENLTLDLRSAESCKKAAADVDYVFHLAANMGGIGFITEVGAEIMHDNVLMNVNMLQTSADGGIKRLFFASSACIYPTYRQKSPNNRGLKEKDAYPADPDDFYGWEKLYTEKTCEAYQRDTDLEVRIARFHNIYGPEGTYNGGREKSPAALCRKVASAPDPGVIKIWGDGKQSRSYCYIDDCIDGIMQLMKSDYNRPLNIGCDRLVTINELADIIIDISGKKIGKNYDLSAPQGVRGRNADLTLLKKELKWEPQVSLERGLEKTYWWINDQIV encoded by the coding sequence ATGAAAAAAATATTAGTTACTGGAGCTGGTGGATTTATAGGAAGTCATTTAGCTAAAAAACTTTATGATGAAGGTAATTTTGTTAGAGCTGTAGATATCAAATGGGATAACTACATTTCGGAGCCATATTATTCTGAAAATCTAACTCTTGATCTAAGATCAGCCGAATCATGTAAAAAAGCTGCTGCTGATGTAGATTATGTATTTCATCTTGCAGCTAATATGGGAGGTATAGGATTTATTACAGAAGTAGGTGCGGAAATAATGCATGATAATGTACTTATGAATGTTAATATGTTACAAACTTCTGCAGATGGGGGGATTAAAAGATTATTTTTTGCATCATCAGCATGTATTTACCCTACTTATCGCCAAAAAAGCCCTAATAACCGTGGATTAAAGGAAAAAGATGCTTATCCTGCTGATCCAGATGATTTTTATGGATGGGAAAAGCTATACACTGAAAAGACCTGCGAAGCTTATCAAAGGGATACAGATCTTGAAGTAAGAATAGCCCGTTTTCACAATATATACGGCCCTGAAGGAACATATAATGGGGGGAGAGAAAAGTCACCAGCTGCTTTATGTCGTAAAGTAGCTAGCGCTCCTGATCCTGGTGTTATTAAGATATGGGGTGATGGAAAGCAATCTAGATCGTACTGTTACATAGATGATTGTATAGACGGAATTATGCAGCTAATGAAATCTGATTATAATCGACCGCTTAATATAGGGTGTGATCGTTTAGTAACCATCAATGAACTGGCAGATATAATCATCGATATTTCCGGGAAAAAGATAGGGAAAAACTATGATCTTTCAGCACCACAGGGAGTTAGAGGCCGCAACGCTGATTTAACCCTTCTTAAAAAGGAGTTAAAATGGGAACCGCAGGTAAGTCTTGAAAGAGGATTAGAAAAAACTTATTGGTGGATAAATGATCAGATAGTGTAA
- a CDS encoding glycosyltransferase family 2 protein — translation MIENPLVSIITPSYNQGKYIEDTIKSVMNQDYQNIEHFVIDGGSIDNTIDILKKYENKYNLNWISEHDNGQSDALNKGFAMANGDIIGWVNSDDCYLDYNTFSYVVNKFYENQDVDVIYGDEVIIDEFGNIKKICKTSNWSYKHLLRECFICQPAVFFRKKIIKDNKIRDIYLCMDYEFWLRIGQKYNFLKVNKILAADRLYKGTKRESNKLNHMMKSKDLRIEYGGTFGVYYYMMHFHDLSLALFKNIKGVGDILKLKHKNNYAFNIEFPSNYNLIINQTSLNDVFKKIDIEFKFIYQYIK, via the coding sequence ATGATTGAGAATCCTTTGGTATCCATTATAACTCCATCATATAATCAGGGTAAATACATTGAAGATACTATTAAAAGTGTGATGAATCAGGATTACCAGAATATAGAACATTTTGTGATCGATGGAGGTTCCATAGATAATACCATTGATATTTTAAAAAAATATGAGAATAAATACAACTTAAATTGGATTTCTGAACATGATAATGGTCAGTCAGATGCTTTAAATAAAGGTTTTGCAATGGCAAATGGCGATATTATCGGATGGGTTAATTCTGATGATTGTTATTTGGACTACAATACTTTTTCATATGTTGTAAATAAATTCTATGAAAATCAGGATGTGGACGTCATTTATGGGGATGAAGTAATAATTGATGAATTTGGAAATATAAAAAAGATATGTAAAACTTCCAATTGGAGTTATAAACATCTTCTTAGAGAATGTTTTATTTGTCAGCCAGCCGTATTTTTTAGAAAAAAGATAATTAAAGATAATAAGATTAGAGATATCTATTTGTGCATGGATTATGAATTCTGGCTAAGAATAGGGCAGAAATACAACTTTTTGAAGGTTAATAAAATACTGGCAGCAGACAGACTGTATAAAGGAACCAAAAGAGAATCCAATAAACTGAACCATATGATGAAAAGTAAAGATTTAAGAATAGAATATGGTGGAACTTTTGGAGTATATTATTACATGATGCACTTTCATGACTTGAGCTTAGCACTCTTTAAAAATATTAAAGGTGTTGGAGACATCCTTAAATTAAAACATAAAAATAACTACGCTTTTAATATAGAGTTTCCCAGTAATTATAATTTGATTATAAACCAGACTTCTTTAAATGACGTTTTTAAAAAGATCGACATAGAATTCAAATTTATTTATCAGTACATAAAATAA
- a CDS encoding DUF2206 domain-containing protein gives MVQLLLSGLIVLETLGFNSPVFRQIIGFIYLTFIPGALLLSILKPRQLGSIENLLCVIGLSISFTFFLGVSLNFLLPLIGIIKPLSLWPLLSSFILMTSCLTLVAYKFGEGFNIHINGKFIKGYLLNFYGLLPILIPFLAILSSFIVFNYKNNYLILINYSLMAISVLIIVFMKKISVKLYSLYIFSISLGILWTHSLISGDIVGGDIQLEYYTLSTVINNAFWDSQIHTNLNAMLSITIMPPIYSILLNLSPVWILKIIYSFLLSLVPLALFSMYRNFCSEKISFLAAFFFISFPSFFFEIVGLSRQELAEFFIVVSLLLIFNKSNDFLKKNIILLIFLFSIVVSHYTAAYLYLIIFGSYVVLLFLMEKDNINNFFGKFKIKLKYPEKANLNAITVTYVLIFLTFSMGWYIYISQSSSLLSVVKIGNGILTNLYSNFFSTYGMDPYVMQALGIGQMRSSEIVWQIARVMQYITQFLIVIGVYGMLTRYRKYFNKSYVSLALINLFIILLSIILPYFASKINITRIFHICLFVLAPFCILGGLMVFQFLSNVVSRKGFNILIRKLLARISFANISLTGIPLTKKSSIGKSLKLLAVLILIPYFLFATGFVFEVTGATPTSMPLSLYKADWPFHTESEIQACNWLNGVTNSKDRVYGDWYGGGFVSFKVPKLDVHQFTENTTRIQKNSLLFLRCWNVKNGTIYIPSLENSRLVLNYIDITDGYYFEFLKSKNLIYDNGNAEFLYYPEVSS, from the coding sequence GTGGTACAATTACTGCTTTCAGGATTAATAGTACTGGAAACTTTAGGCTTTAATTCACCTGTTTTTAGGCAAATCATAGGGTTTATTTATCTTACTTTTATTCCTGGAGCTTTGTTGTTATCCATCTTAAAACCTAGACAGCTGGGTTCCATTGAAAATTTATTATGTGTTATTGGTTTGAGTATATCATTTACATTTTTCTTGGGAGTATCTTTAAACTTTTTACTACCTTTAATTGGAATTATTAAACCTCTTTCATTATGGCCTCTACTTTCAAGTTTTATATTAATGACTTCTTGTTTAACTTTAGTTGCCTATAAATTTGGAGAAGGTTTCAACATTCACATTAATGGTAAATTCATTAAGGGATATTTATTAAATTTTTATGGATTATTGCCGATTTTAATTCCTTTTTTAGCTATTTTAAGTTCTTTTATAGTTTTTAACTATAAAAATAATTATTTAATTTTAATTAATTACTCACTGATGGCTATTTCTGTTTTAATCATTGTTTTCATGAAAAAGATATCTGTTAAATTGTACTCTCTTTATATCTTTTCTATTTCTTTAGGAATTTTATGGACGCATTCACTTATTTCAGGGGATATTGTAGGGGGAGATATCCAGTTAGAGTACTATACGTTATCTACTGTTATTAATAATGCGTTTTGGGATTCTCAAATCCATACCAACCTGAATGCTATGTTGAGCATAACAATAATGCCTCCAATTTACTCTATTTTACTGAATTTAAGTCCCGTGTGGATTCTTAAAATCATCTATTCTTTTTTGCTGTCCCTGGTTCCGCTGGCATTATTTTCTATGTATAGAAACTTCTGCAGTGAAAAGATCTCATTTTTAGCAGCATTTTTTTTTATTTCATTTCCTTCTTTCTTTTTTGAGATAGTTGGGCTTTCAAGACAGGAATTAGCTGAATTTTTTATAGTCGTATCTTTATTATTGATATTCAACAAATCAAATGACTTTTTAAAAAAGAACATAATTCTACTTATATTTTTATTTTCCATTGTGGTATCTCATTACACCGCTGCCTATCTATATCTGATTATATTTGGTAGTTATGTGGTTTTATTATTTTTAATGGAGAAAGATAATATAAATAACTTTTTTGGGAAGTTTAAAATTAAATTAAAATATCCAGAAAAGGCTAATTTAAATGCTATCACTGTTACATATGTTTTGATATTTCTAACGTTTTCTATGGGGTGGTACATATACATTTCGCAGAGTTCTTCCCTTTTATCAGTTGTAAAAATAGGTAACGGCATTTTAACAAACCTTTACTCCAATTTCTTTTCCACGTATGGAATGGATCCTTATGTCATGCAGGCTTTAGGTATAGGACAAATGCGTTCATCAGAAATCGTATGGCAAATTGCCAGAGTTATGCAGTACATAACACAGTTTTTAATTGTTATTGGAGTTTATGGAATGTTAACTCGATATAGAAAATATTTTAATAAGAGTTATGTATCGTTAGCACTGATTAATCTTTTTATAATTTTATTAAGCATAATATTACCTTATTTTGCTTCAAAAATCAATATAACACGTATTTTCCATATTTGTTTATTTGTACTCGCTCCATTTTGTATTTTGGGAGGTTTAATGGTATTCCAGTTTTTATCAAATGTAGTTTCTAGAAAAGGATTTAATATTTTAATCCGGAAACTTTTAGCAAGGATATCCTTTGCAAATATATCTTTAACGGGGATACCTTTAACAAAGAAATCTTCAATAGGGAAATCGTTAAAGTTACTGGCAGTTCTTATTTTAATTCCTTACTTTTTATTTGCTACTGGTTTTGTTTTTGAAGTCACTGGTGCAACACCCACTTCCATGCCCCTTTCCCTTTATAAAGCAGACTGGCCGTTCCACACAGAATCTGAGATACAGGCTTGTAACTGGCTGAATGGGGTAACCAACAGTAAGGATAGGGTATACGGTGATTGGTATGGTGGTGGATTTGTGAGTTTCAAGGTTCCTAAACTTGATGTTCATCAGTTTACAGAAAACACTACACGTATTCAGAAAAATTCGCTCCTGTTTTTAAGGTGCTGGAATGTTAAAAATGGTACTATCTATATCCCCTCTTTGGAAAATTCACGTTTAGTTTTGAATTATATAGATATAACTGACGGATATTATTTTGAATTTTTAAAAAGCAAGAATCTTATTTATGATAATGGTAATGCTGAATTTTTATATTATCCGGAGGTGTCATCATGA